A genomic stretch from Flammeovirga agarivorans includes:
- a CDS encoding ATP-dependent DNA ligase, with amino-acid sequence MMNIKTNPFKAVSFVRSAIEKALETSGYLIADTKHDGVRGNICVDNTANAAWLSRVSKTIPALEHLNGFDQRWNKLLKDDRWIFPDGFMLDGELMVKGVDFNTGSGLLRTVWLKQSNFTLSTCEYWHDEWKKKANRQPFHLDPYNLKVVLYDIIPLDIIESGDDYNV; translated from the coding sequence ATGATGAACATTAAGACTAATCCATTTAAGGCTGTATCATTTGTTCGCTCCGCTATCGAGAAGGCGCTGGAGACTTCCGGCTACCTCATCGCAGACACTAAGCACGATGGTGTGCGCGGGAACATTTGCGTAGACAACACGGCCAACGCAGCGTGGCTCAGCCGGGTCTCTAAGACCATTCCGGCCCTAGAGCACCTCAACGGTTTCGACCAGCGCTGGAATAAGTTACTGAAAGATGACCGCTGGATTTTCCCGGATGGCTTCATGCTTGATGGCGAACTCATGGTCAAAGGTGTGGACTTTAACACCGGGTCTGGCCTTCTGCGCACCGTCTGGCTCAAGCAGAGTAACTTTACGTTATCTACCTGCGAATACTGGCACGATGAGTGGAAGAAGAAAGCCAATCGTCAACCGTTCCACCTCGACCCTTACAACCTCAAAGTTGTCCTCTACGATATCATTCCGCTTGACATTATCGAGTCCGGTGATGACTACAACGTGAT